The nucleotide sequence agtcaaatccagctcctggccatcacgtggcgggccctggcttcgactaacaggagaagggatgcaggcgggtccctggcgccttaaaaccagctgcttcgggcagatggggctcgtcaaccttggatggtcgctcatctaggagaaggacaactccgatttcaaaacccgcactgccttgtgtgcgccttgggaaaggcaaaggctacgagaaggaaaacttcgacaacaaacccgggtagagtggactcgacagcccagcaaggcagctactcttggggaggaggcaaccctgagtaagaacctcaaccaccgaagacggaagacagcagccaacttggcgtggggagaaaatcggctgtctacgcttccaCGATAATAGTGTCTCTTTTGTTATCATGTTTGTGGTGTTTCATCCGCAGAAAGAATACTGTAAGTATGATTATTgtaattctttctctctctcttgattattgtaattctttctctctctctctctctctctctctctctctctctctctctctctctctctttctctctgtctctctctctttctcgctctctctttctttctctctctctctctctttctctctctctctgtctctctctccctctttctttctcgctttctctctctctttctctctctctctctctctctttctctctctctctttctttctcgctttctctctctctttctctctctctttctctctctctttctttctcgctttctctctctctctctttctttctctttctctctctgtctctctctctctctctctctctctctctctctctctctctctctctctctctctctctctctctctctctctctctgtctctctctctgcgtgagTGATTGCAAGTAAATGTTCATGTTAGTAAATTATTATGTGCctgtgggaggaggggggaggtgcctgcgtgcatgcgtgcgtgcgtctgtgatgtgtctttcttgtctgtccgtctgtctgtctgacggcCAGTTGGTCTTTCGGCATGCATGTGTATTTGGGTGCATGTTTGTCTGTTGGTTTACGTCTACATGTCTGTCTGCAACcgtctgtgtctgcatgcctCAGTGTGCttgcgagagagagggagagagagagagagagagagagagagagagagagagagagagagagagagagagagcgagagagagagagagagagagagagagagagagagagagagagagagagagagagagagagagagagagagagagagagatttagagaGATTTGTTTATGagtttgcgcctcgatattttatttatgttcttacgttttatgttgtttattgtaatgctgtatacaccacacctgagtttctcctcgttgagataataaagtgttctatgtctatgttcCTGCCTGTGCGCGTTAGGGGTGTCTTTTGCATGAAACGCTCTCAGCAGTTTCCTCACTTTGTAATCACAGGTCTCTTGTATTCAATTTTCAGACCAAACACGACCATGAAATTCCGGATGTGCTTGAAAGTCTTCGCCTCTGCCCTcgttgtgtggtgtggtggtgtcATTCTGATACACGTCGTGTCTGGTGATAAGAGTGTGGAGAAGGACACGCCACTTCCCCTTCTTAGTCTTGGAAAGTGGAAAAACTGTGTCATTCCGTCCGATGTCGATCGATTATGTGACGTAAACCGTACTGAAGAAACAGCATCTCCGTCGTGTCCTCTGCAAGAATTGTCACAGGACTGCAGCTTGCCGAAGCAACTTCACGGCTACGACAAGCCGGCTGACGAAGAAGAAATGAGGTTTCCGCTGGCGTTCGGTCTGAAGATGCACACGGCACCGGAACAGTTGCTGCGCGCCATCTACCGTCCCCACAACGTCTACTGCATCCACGTTGACAAGAAGGCCGATGACGCAGTTTTTCGAGTGATGACGTCAATCGCGTCATGCTTCCCCAACGTCATCCTGACGGATCGTGTCAGCTTTGTGTACCTCAGTTACGATTCCATCAGGGTGGAACTGAGAACGATGGCGTGCGCACTGCAAAGCACAGTGGCCTGGAAGTACTACCTCAACCTGGCAGGGCAGGAGTTTCCTCTCAGAACCAACCTGGAAATAATTCGCATCCTCACCATACTCAACGGGACAAACGATATCGAATCTTTCCCAATGCCCAGGTGGTTCAGGCACCGATTCACGTTCAAACACGAAGTTAAAGATGGTAAGCTAGTCAAGACATCCGCGCCGAAAGACCCCCCGCCCTTTGAGGCCCAAGTCCGCAAAGGTACTCAGTACGGGGCGTTTTCCAGAGCTTTCGTTGCCACCATCTTTTACGACGACGTGGCAAAATCCATCCTGGATTATTTCAAGGATGCGTCGGACCCCGATGAGAGCGTCTGGGCGACCATCAATTCGTTGCCATGGATACCAGGCGGGTACAAAACCCACGTGATACACTCCCCTAAGAACGAGCACATCTCCAGAGCCGTAGCGTGGAAGCGAAAAGACAGGTACCAGTGCAGGGGGCAGTATGTGCGGGAGGTGTGTATTTGTACCCAGACCGACCTACCCTGGTTGTTAGAACAGCCCAACCTGTTCGCCAACAAGTTCAGACACGACATGGACTCTCGGCCCGCCATGTGTCTAGAAGCTCTCGTGGATCAACGGGCGAGGTCACGTGATGTCTTGATCAACCGATCGTATTTGGAAAGTCTTTCGCATGTGAACAATAAGTTCGGTAAACCATCGTGAAAAAGGCTGCCAATTGCAGTGAAATCAACAGTTTTAGAGACTTTCTGGTAAAGCCCCAATTGCAGTGAAATCAACAGTTTTAGAGATTTTCTGGTAAAGCCCCAATTGCAGTGAAATCAACAGTTTTAGAGATTTTCTGGTAAAGCCCCAATTGCAGTGAAATCAACAGTTTTAGAGATTTTCGGGTAAAGCCCCAATTGCATATTATATTCCTTTTCATACAAGAGGAAATATTTTACTTAACTGCACAAAAACAAGCgcgagcaaacacacacatgtacaacacacacattttttgcacaccattttgttgttgtttttaaatgttattTAGATACaaggtttttttaaatctaaaaATGCATAATGAATTTCACACAGGGTGCATTGATTTGGTTCCGTTAACCGTCAAATTCAGTGTTGTACCAAGAAGAAACATTTCGACAACCCACAAAAAAGGGCAAAAATCAAAGTGTAATAGGAACAACGCAAAGGTTACTTATTAAAACAATTGACTTTAAAAaaggtggtttttttaattCGAACGTTTTGGAAACTTTGACTTAGTAAAAAGAGTAATATCAGGCTAAATTACGTTGCAGGAAGGGATGTTTTTATTCACACTTGACAAAACACCATACAAAGGCCATCTTTCCAAACACATTTGACAAAACACCATAAAAAGTGCATCTTTCTATTCACATTTGACAAAACACCATAAAAAGTCTATCTTTCCATACACATTTGACAAATCACCATTACAAATTTTATCTTACCATACACATTTGACAAAGCACCATAAAAGTCTATCTTTCCATACACATTTGACAAAACACCATAAAAGTCCATCTTACCATACACATTTGACAAAACACCATAAAAGTCCATCTTACCATACACATTTGACAAAACACCATAACAAATATTCCATTTTTCCGTTTAAATGTGACAAAACACAAATTTTAAAAAGTCCATCTTTCAATACATATttgacaaaacacacaaaaaagtcaaTCTTTCCAAACACATTTGACAAAACGCCATTTAAATAAGTCTATCTTTTTATTCAAATCTGACACACCACCATTTAAAAAAGTCCATCGTTCCATATAAATTGGACCCAAAACACGTGTATTTTCCATTCCAATTTGACAAAgcacgattaaaaaaaaagtccatctGTTACTTTAAATTTGACAACAACACCATAAAAAGCCTATCATATTCAATTCAAATTTGACGAAACACCAGTTAAAAAAGTTCATCTTTCCATTCAAATTTGACAAAACACCATAAGATCTTTCCCTACACATTTGACAAAATATCCCAAAGCGGTCCCTCAAGTCAGTCATGCAGTTTTGTGCCCTTGTTCTTTGCGAAGACGATGCGTGTGGCCATGACAATCTCTTGTTCACTGTTTCCTGGAAATATGGGTTGGGTTCTGTGTGTATTCCCCTGAGTCACAACAAGGCTCTAGAACGACTgcaacagaaaatatatcttGATTAAGTAAATACTTCAAGAGAACGTTGGAGTACGTATGTCACTGATAttcaactgtgtgtgtgtgtgtgtgtgtgtgtgtgtgtgtgtgtgctgtgtgtgtgtgcgtgtctgtgtgcgtgcgtgcgtgcgtgcgtgtgtatgtgtttgtgtgtgtgtgtgtgtgtgtgtgtgtgtgtgtgtatgtgtgtgtgtgtgtgtgtgtgtgtgtgtgtgtgtgtgtggccgatCCCACTTCAGTTCGTCTATAGAACAAAAAGAGGGGTCGAAGATGCTACGCTAAAACTTATTAACCTTTTTGTCTCTCATTTAGATACAGCTGGTAACACCGTTAGAGTTCTTTTCATGGATTTTTTGTCAGCTTTAAATACAATACAACCCCATATTCTTATCCAGAGATTAATCCACTTAGGTTAGACGTGTCGAAGGCAATTTTctgttttaatgttttcattttaatggacaataaagtgctgttattgttattgttattattgtgtgtgtgtgtctctgtgtctgtgtctgcatgtgtctgcgtgtgtgtgtgtctgtgtctgtatgtgtgtgtgtgtgtgtgtgtgtgtgtgtgtgtgtgtgtgtgtgtgtgtgtgtgtgtgtgtgtgtgtgtctgtgtgttgctaatacacacacacacacacgcacacacacacacaaacacacacacacacacacacacaccacatcccatcaacatcctcacacacactcctACCCCCACCAACCCGCATACACACAACTCAAACACCCCGCTTTTCTCATCACAATGTTTATACCACTACCAGTGCCAAAGCAAAACCTGGGACCTCTACCACCCGCCCTCGCCACAGACACCATCACGAACTCCCCAGCGACTGTTGTCGTAGTGGTAGCAGTGCCACGAATAGGCAATCGCCCTCACACTGCGAGCAGGGGGTCTGTCTCGTAGAGGATGTGCGACAGCTTTTCTGGATGCCAGAATCGTGTGCTTATTGAAATACCGAATCTCTTCAGTCTTGAAACGCGTTTCTGTGAAACTGATGCATGTACTTTGGGAACTAAAACTTGTAATCTTTGGGAACTTATTCTTGTGAACAATAATACCGAGTATTTCCAGTCTTGAGACGGTTTTTCTCTGAAAGTAACGTCTGTACTTTGAGAACTAAAGCTTTTACTCTTTGGGAACTTATTCTTGTGAACGATTATACTGAATCTCTTCAGTCTTGAAACgggttttctttgaaatttaTGTCTGCACTTTGGGAACTGTAACTTGTACTCTTTGGGAACTCAAGTTATTCTTGTGAACGATTATACCGAGTCTCTTCAGTTTTTAGACTGGGTTTCTGAGCTGTGAAACTATTGTCTGTTCTTTTGGAACTGAAACTTGTTCTCTTTGGGAACTTATTCTTGTGAACGATAATACCGAGTCTCTTCAGTCTTGAGACGGTTTTTCTCTGAAAGTAACGTCTGTACTTTGAGAACTGAAGCTTGAACTCTTTGggaacctatttttttttgaaCGATAATCGTCTGCTTTGTAGTTCTAATGCGGATTTTAGTGAAACTAATGCGTGTACTGTTCGGAAGAAATACTCTTTGAAATTAATAATTGTGCTCTTGAAAACTAATACTTGAGAACTATACTCCTATACTTATAGATGCTGAGTTCAGTTCCGGATAAGACTTTTAGGGAAACTACTACGTGTTATCTTGGGAACTTAAACTCGTACTCTTGAGAACTATAATTGTGTGTTTTATAGATACCGAGTCCTGGGAAGACTTTTAGGGAAACTAATACTTTTACTCTTGAGAACTAAATACTTGTACTTTCGAGAATTAATACGTGTATTCGCTGGAACCATGATCGTGTGCTTATAGGTATCTAATCTTGTCAGTTTTGAGAAAACATTTAGTGAAACTAATGCTTGTACTTTTGAGAACGAAATACGAGTACTCTTGAGAATGAATGCTTTTGCTCTTGGATACCAATACTCGTATTCTTGAGAGCTAATATTCGCACTAGTGGAAATTCGTTCGTGTACTCTTGAAAGTAAGGTTTTTGTCAATCAAATCATCTTTTAACGTTCGCTTAATCTGGTGTATGTGTTTCTACAAGCTGTGCGAAGTGTTTTGAAGAATACTGCTTGAAGTTTCGAGGTAAGTTcttttacattttcttttttaaggTTGTGCAGTACCGAGACGGCTTGCACAAagcgcagccgggattcgaacccgcaaTGGCCTAAaggataagacgccggcctccattgcgggttcgaatcccggccgcgcttTGTGGGCTGAGGGTGGagattttccgatctcccaggcgAACTGATgagcagacctgccagtgccttatccccctttatGTGTACACACAAGAACAAGATCAAGCGCGTACGGAAAAGATCCAATAATCCCTGAAagagttcggtgagttataaaaacacgaaaataatgAATATGCTCCTTCCCAAAGCGACGTATGACTGTCTAAGTAATGGGGTCAAAACGGTCATGAATACACATGAAAACGTAGACGTTTCAGTTcatgaacgcaaaagaagaaagagagcaATCATGCATGATAGTCGACAAACATTTGTCATGCAAAATGTTTTGACGTGTTAACACCGACGTTCCACACGGACGCATTCCAAACATCAGCTGGCTGGCTGCTTTTTATAAAgatagtttgtttttgtttttacatttagtcaagttttcac is from Littorina saxatilis isolate snail1 linkage group LG5, US_GU_Lsax_2.0, whole genome shotgun sequence and encodes:
- the LOC138966360 gene encoding beta-1,3-galactosyl-O-glycosyl-glycoprotein beta-1,6-N-acetylglucosaminyltransferase 3-like — encoded protein: MKFRMCLKVFASALVVWCGGVILIHVVSGDKSVEKDTPLPLLSLGKWKNCVIPSDVDRLCDVNRTEETASPSCPLQELSQDCSLPKQLHGYDKPADEEEMRFPLAFGLKMHTAPEQLLRAIYRPHNVYCIHVDKKADDAVFRVMTSIASCFPNVILTDRVSFVYLSYDSIRVELRTMACALQSTVAWKYYLNLAGQEFPLRTNLEIIRILTILNGTNDIESFPMPRWFRHRFTFKHEVKDGKLVKTSAPKDPPPFEAQVRKGTQYGAFSRAFVATIFYDDVAKSILDYFKDASDPDESVWATINSLPWIPGGYKTHVIHSPKNEHISRAVAWKRKDRYQCRGQYVREVCICTQTDLPWLLEQPNLFANKFRHDMDSRPAMCLEALVDQRARSRDVLINRSYLESLSHVNNKFGKPS